A stretch of the Taeniopygia guttata chromosome 3, bTaeGut7.mat, whole genome shotgun sequence genome encodes the following:
- the LOC140683629 gene encoding serine/threonine-protein kinase PAK 3-like, translating to MTVKINKNPNVVNYLGSYLVDNQFWLVMEFMDGGTLSDVISKTYLSEDQIAAISRECLQGLDFLHWNHVIYRDVKSENILLRTDGSVKLADFGLFAQLTPEQRRRSSVAGTSGWMAPEVLTGQPYGPKVDIWSFGIVGIEMVEREVPHRNETPVSAELPIARGERPQLRKPNRFSPHLCDFLSCCLQTDEEQRWSAKRLLQHPFVTAAKPASTLAPLINSAKKKKTKKTRI from the exons ATGACTGTGAAGATAAATAAGAATCCCAACGTGGTCAACTATTTAGGCAG ctaCCTTGTGGATAATCAATTCTGGCTGGTTATGGAGTTCATGGATGGAGGCACTCTGAGCGATGTCATCAGCAAGACCTACCTGTCTGAAGACCAGATAGCAGCCATCAGTCGAGAG tgcctgcaaggacTGGATTTTCTTCACTGGAACCACGTGATCTACCGAGATGTGAAGAGTGAAAACATCCTTCTCAGAACTGACGGCTCTGTCAAGCTGG CTGACTTTGGCCTCTTTGCTCAGCTCACCCCTGAGCAGCGTAGACGGAGCTCAGTGGCCGGCACTTCTGGCTGGATGGCGCCTGAAGTGCTGACAGGTCAACCATatggccccaaagtggacatatGGTCTTTTGGAATCGTGGGCATCGAAATGGTGGAACGAGAAGTTCCTCACAGGAATGAAACTCCTGTTTCG GCTGAACTCCCGATAGCCAGAGGAGAGAGACCACAGCTGCGGAAGCCCAACCGATTCTCGCCTCACCTGTGTGActttctgagctgctgcctgcagacagaCGAAGAGCAGCGCTGGTCTGCCAAGAGGCTCCTGCAG CATCCATTTGTAACAGCAGCCAAGCCAGCATCCACCCTGGCACCACTCATCAACTCAGCGAAGAAGAAGAAGACGAAGAAGACAAGAATCTAA